The following are encoded together in the Culex pipiens pallens isolate TS chromosome 1, TS_CPP_V2, whole genome shotgun sequence genome:
- the LOC120416981 gene encoding protein UBASH3A homolog isoform X2: MAALPPRKNLTPTKISKQHLTPLQILLQMGFPKHRAEKALAATGNRGVQLASDWLLAHVNDPSLDECSPREYILYACPTGSFLQQLESFWAESREVCGWNGAHNFTPHITLVSFFKAPDECAPQLSKALKELMNLPGAHIDRPIALELYTSPNFMGFFVAEDDANYLKRIALQYVKEVSHSTISLEPHVKSLHLTLAYQFPSSQFNALKQLVEGLDTSHTGANWELRLYSRDSRLATKQVHKVLYPHTPREPDELELRIGDYIYLSPEAIQNSSDGWVEGISWLTGTNGYLPENYTERTAESDAWTMHRTVPLCDVVSPDLDPPSDTVDGAAGLRFDLPVANSEHDIDSQETLSIGHAEGQHQQLVEDMQQQPQVDGKMKDENVPADKLYELMKKRTAMSVIGDQSEQGVRMTQEPDGVIPKRRIYVLRHGERIDFTFGTWIPYCFDEAGNYIRKDLNMPKCLPHRKSTLWQRDSPLTNMGRYQARLTGEAMKDAGVKIDHVYSSPSFRCIQTTTSILEGLGLKESRPINVEPGLFEWMAWYQDGLPEWMSKEELTAADYNITMEYEPLSKAEDLKGKQQEGLEEFYQRNSDVTEHLIKSTTGNILIVGHATTLDTCTRHIVGEKLRSTNDMSRIMQKVPYCSMAVIESADGLTGWRLVEPPCDPITHTNNNRFDWKILT, encoded by the exons ATGGCGGCGCTGCCACCGCGTAAAAATCTTACGCCAACGAAAATCTCCAAGCAGCACCTGACGCCGCTGCAGATCCTGCTGCAGATGGGATTCCCGAAGCACCGGGC CGAGAAGGCGCTGGCCGCCACCGGAAACCGTGGCGTGCAGTTGGCCTCCGACTGGTTGCTGGCGCACGTCAACGATCCGTCGCTGGACGAGTGCTCGCCCCGGGAGTACATCCTGTATGCGTGTCCGACGGGATCGTTCCTCCAGCAGCTGGAGAGCTTCTGGGCTGAATCGCGGGAGGTGTGCGGCTGGAACGGAGCCCACAACTTTACGCCCCACATTACGCTGGTGTCGTTCTTCAAAGCGCCGGACGAGTGCGCTCCCCAGCTATCGAAAGCCTTGAAGGAGCTGATGAATCTGCCGGGAGCGCACATCGACCGGCCCATCGCTCTCGAACTGTACACCAGTCCCAACTTTATGGGGTTCTTCGTGGCCGAAGACGATGCCAACTACTTGAAACGGATAGCTCTGCAGTACGTTAAGGAAGTGTCCCATTCCA CGATTTCCCTAGAACCGCACGTCAAGTCGTTGCACCTGACGCTGGCCTACCAGTTTCCGTCGAGCCAGTTCAACGCGCTTAAGCAGCTCGTGGAAGGACTGGACACGTCCCACACCGGCGCCAACTGGGAGCTGCGGCTGTACTCGCGCGATTCCCGGTTGGCCACCAAGCAGGTCCACAAAGTGCTGTACCCGCACACGCCTCGCGAGCCGGACGAGCTGGAGCTGCGCATCGGCGACTATATCTACCTCAGCCCGGAAGCGATCCAAAACTCGTCCGACGGCTGGGTCGAGGGCATCTCCTGGCTGACCGGTACCAACGGGTACCTGCCGGAGAACTACACCGAGCGCACGGCCGAGTCCGACGCGTGGACCATGCACCGAACCGTTCCCCTGTGCGACGTCGTATCGCCCGACCTGGACCCGCCGTCGGACACGGTGGACGGTGCCGCTGGACTGCGGTTCGATCTGCCGGTGGCCAACAGCGAGCACGATATCGATTCGCAGGAAACTT TATCGATAGGTCACGCCGAGGGACAACATCAGCAGTTGGTAGAAGACATGCAGCAGCAACCACAAGTGGACGGAAAGATGAAGGACGAAAACGTGCCGGCGGATAAGCTGTACGAGTTGATGAAGAAACGGACTGCCATGTCGGTAATCGGCGATCAGAGTGAGCAGGGTGTTCGGATGACGCAGGAACCGGACGGGGTTATTCCGAAGAGGCGGATCTACGTGCTGCGTCACGGCGAGCGGATTGACTTCACCTTCGGAACGTGGATTCCATACTGTTTCGACGAGGCAGGCAACTACATCCGGAAGGACTTGAACATGCCAAAGTGTTTACCTCACAG GAAAAGTACTCTCTGGCAGCGGGATTCTCCACTGACCAACATGGGTCGCTACCAGGCTCGGCTGACCGGGGAAGCAATGAAGGATGCAGGCGTTAAGATCGACCACGTGTACAGTTCGCCATCGTTTCGCTGTATTCAGACTACCACGTCGATTCTGGAAGGACTTGGACTCAAAGAGAGCCGCCCAATCAACGTTGAACCAGGGCTGTTCGAGTGGATGGCCTGGTACCAGGATGGCCTTCCGGAATGGATGTCCAAAGAAGAACTCACGGCAGCGGATTACAACATAACCATGGAGTACGAACCGTTATCCAAAGCGGAAGATCTGAAGGGAAAACAGCAGGAGGGACTCGAGGAGTTCTACCAGCGAAACTCGGACGTAACAGAGCATCTTATCAAGAGCACAA CTGGTAACATCCTCATCGTTGGCCACGCGACAACCCTGGATACCTGCACGAGGCACATCGTAGGCGAGAAGCTACGCTCGACGAACGACATGAGCAGGATCATGCAGAAAGTTCCTTACTGTAGCATGGCTGTGATCGAGTCGGCGGACGGTCTCACCGGGTGGCGACTGGTGGAACCCCCGTGCGATCCCATTACCCACACCAATAATAACCGGTTTGATTGGAAGATTCTGACCTGA
- the LOC120416981 gene encoding protein UBASH3A homolog isoform X1 yields the protein MAALPPRKNLTPTKISKQHLTPLQILLQMGFPKHRAEKALAATGNRGVQLASDWLLAHVNDPSLDECSPREYILYACPTGSFLQQLESFWAESREVCGWNGAHNFTPHITLVSFFKAPDECAPQLSKALKELMNLPGAHIDRPIALELYTSPNFMGFFVAEDDANYLKRIALQYVKEVSHSIISDTYEQLDALVTCFPWCGGVTSARCIPRSSRSISLEPHVKSLHLTLAYQFPSSQFNALKQLVEGLDTSHTGANWELRLYSRDSRLATKQVHKVLYPHTPREPDELELRIGDYIYLSPEAIQNSSDGWVEGISWLTGTNGYLPENYTERTAESDAWTMHRTVPLCDVVSPDLDPPSDTVDGAAGLRFDLPVANSEHDIDSQETLSIGHAEGQHQQLVEDMQQQPQVDGKMKDENVPADKLYELMKKRTAMSVIGDQSEQGVRMTQEPDGVIPKRRIYVLRHGERIDFTFGTWIPYCFDEAGNYIRKDLNMPKCLPHRKSTLWQRDSPLTNMGRYQARLTGEAMKDAGVKIDHVYSSPSFRCIQTTTSILEGLGLKESRPINVEPGLFEWMAWYQDGLPEWMSKEELTAADYNITMEYEPLSKAEDLKGKQQEGLEEFYQRNSDVTEHLIKSTTGNILIVGHATTLDTCTRHIVGEKLRSTNDMSRIMQKVPYCSMAVIESADGLTGWRLVEPPCDPITHTNNNRFDWKILT from the exons ATGGCGGCGCTGCCACCGCGTAAAAATCTTACGCCAACGAAAATCTCCAAGCAGCACCTGACGCCGCTGCAGATCCTGCTGCAGATGGGATTCCCGAAGCACCGGGC CGAGAAGGCGCTGGCCGCCACCGGAAACCGTGGCGTGCAGTTGGCCTCCGACTGGTTGCTGGCGCACGTCAACGATCCGTCGCTGGACGAGTGCTCGCCCCGGGAGTACATCCTGTATGCGTGTCCGACGGGATCGTTCCTCCAGCAGCTGGAGAGCTTCTGGGCTGAATCGCGGGAGGTGTGCGGCTGGAACGGAGCCCACAACTTTACGCCCCACATTACGCTGGTGTCGTTCTTCAAAGCGCCGGACGAGTGCGCTCCCCAGCTATCGAAAGCCTTGAAGGAGCTGATGAATCTGCCGGGAGCGCACATCGACCGGCCCATCGCTCTCGAACTGTACACCAGTCCCAACTTTATGGGGTTCTTCGTGGCCGAAGACGATGCCAACTACTTGAAACGGATAGCTCTGCAGTACGTTAAGGAAGTGTCCCATTCCA TAATCAGCGACACCTACGAGCAGTTAGACGCGCTAGTTACCTGTTTTCCATGGTGCGGGGGAGTAACATCAGCTCGTTGCATACCACGTAGCAGCCGAT CGATTTCCCTAGAACCGCACGTCAAGTCGTTGCACCTGACGCTGGCCTACCAGTTTCCGTCGAGCCAGTTCAACGCGCTTAAGCAGCTCGTGGAAGGACTGGACACGTCCCACACCGGCGCCAACTGGGAGCTGCGGCTGTACTCGCGCGATTCCCGGTTGGCCACCAAGCAGGTCCACAAAGTGCTGTACCCGCACACGCCTCGCGAGCCGGACGAGCTGGAGCTGCGCATCGGCGACTATATCTACCTCAGCCCGGAAGCGATCCAAAACTCGTCCGACGGCTGGGTCGAGGGCATCTCCTGGCTGACCGGTACCAACGGGTACCTGCCGGAGAACTACACCGAGCGCACGGCCGAGTCCGACGCGTGGACCATGCACCGAACCGTTCCCCTGTGCGACGTCGTATCGCCCGACCTGGACCCGCCGTCGGACACGGTGGACGGTGCCGCTGGACTGCGGTTCGATCTGCCGGTGGCCAACAGCGAGCACGATATCGATTCGCAGGAAACTT TATCGATAGGTCACGCCGAGGGACAACATCAGCAGTTGGTAGAAGACATGCAGCAGCAACCACAAGTGGACGGAAAGATGAAGGACGAAAACGTGCCGGCGGATAAGCTGTACGAGTTGATGAAGAAACGGACTGCCATGTCGGTAATCGGCGATCAGAGTGAGCAGGGTGTTCGGATGACGCAGGAACCGGACGGGGTTATTCCGAAGAGGCGGATCTACGTGCTGCGTCACGGCGAGCGGATTGACTTCACCTTCGGAACGTGGATTCCATACTGTTTCGACGAGGCAGGCAACTACATCCGGAAGGACTTGAACATGCCAAAGTGTTTACCTCACAG GAAAAGTACTCTCTGGCAGCGGGATTCTCCACTGACCAACATGGGTCGCTACCAGGCTCGGCTGACCGGGGAAGCAATGAAGGATGCAGGCGTTAAGATCGACCACGTGTACAGTTCGCCATCGTTTCGCTGTATTCAGACTACCACGTCGATTCTGGAAGGACTTGGACTCAAAGAGAGCCGCCCAATCAACGTTGAACCAGGGCTGTTCGAGTGGATGGCCTGGTACCAGGATGGCCTTCCGGAATGGATGTCCAAAGAAGAACTCACGGCAGCGGATTACAACATAACCATGGAGTACGAACCGTTATCCAAAGCGGAAGATCTGAAGGGAAAACAGCAGGAGGGACTCGAGGAGTTCTACCAGCGAAACTCGGACGTAACAGAGCATCTTATCAAGAGCACAA CTGGTAACATCCTCATCGTTGGCCACGCGACAACCCTGGATACCTGCACGAGGCACATCGTAGGCGAGAAGCTACGCTCGACGAACGACATGAGCAGGATCATGCAGAAAGTTCCTTACTGTAGCATGGCTGTGATCGAGTCGGCGGACGGTCTCACCGGGTGGCGACTGGTGGAACCCCCGTGCGATCCCATTACCCACACCAATAATAACCGGTTTGATTGGAAGATTCTGACCTGA
- the LOC120416995 gene encoding opsin-1-like — protein sequence MSYYGPPPSIWGHPISNMTVVDKVPPEILHLVDPHWYQFPPMNPLWHSIIGFAIFVLGIISVIGNGMVIYIFSTAKGLRTPSNLFVVNLAMSDFLMMMTNAFTMVYNCWYETWQLGVLMCDLYAFTGSLFGCCSIWTMTMIALDRYNVIVKGLAGKPLTNAGAVLRILVCWMIGVVWGILPMLGWNRYVPEGNMTACGTDYLTEDWFHKSYILAYSFFVYYVPLFTIIYSYVYIVKAVSEHEKSMRDQAKRMNMQSLRQGDDGKAAEMKLAKIALVTISLWFMAWTPYTIINYTGVFKTANISPLATIWGSVFAKANAVYNPIVYGISHPKYRAALYKRFPSLSCQDVVAADDKSLASEASAVTTSNSGDTASA from the exons ATGTCGTACTACGGTCCACCACCCAGCATCTGGGGCCATCCGATCAGCAACATGACCGTTGTTGATAAGGTTCCCCCGGAGATCCTGCATTTGGTGGACCCTCACTGGTATCAGTTCCCGCCGATGAACCCGTTGTGGCACTCGATCATTGGATTCGCGATCTTCGTGCTTGGTATCATATCGGTCATCGGCAACGGAATGGTCATCTACATCTTCTCGACGGCCAAGGGCCTACGAACACCGTCCAATCTGTTCGTGGTGAACCTTGCCATGTCTGACTTCCTGATGATGATGACCAACGCGTTCACCATGGTATACAACTGTTGGTACGAGACCTGGCAGCTGGGAGTGCTTATGTGCGATCTTTACGCCTTTACTGGATCCTTATTCGGATGTTGCTCGATCTGGACTATGACGATGATCGCCCTGGACCGATACAACGTCATCGTAAAAGGTTTGGCCGGTAAACCGCTGACCAACGCCGGAGCAGTTCTACGCATCCTCGTCTGCTGGATGATCGGAGTAGTCTGGGGAATTCTGCCGATGCTGGGCTGGAATCGATACGTCCCAGAAGGAAACATGACCGCGTGTGGAACAGATTACCTAACCGAAGATTGGTTCCACAAGTCCTACATCCTTGCCTACTCCTTCTTCGTCTACTACGTTCCCCTGTTCACGATCATCTACTCCTACGTCTACATCGTTAAG GCCGTTTCCGAGCACGAGAAGAGCATGCGCGATCAGGCCAAACGGATGAACATGCAATCGCTGAGACAGGGAGATGACGGCAAGGCCGCCGAAATGAAGCTGGCCAAGATCGCCCTCGTTACGATCTCGCTTTGGTTCATGGCCTGGACACCGTACACCATCATCAACTACACCGGTGTGTTCAAGACGGCCAACATCTCACCCCTGGCCACGATTTGGGGTTCGGTCTTTGCCAAAGCAAACGCCGTCTACAACCCGATCGTGTACGGCATCAGTCATCCCAAGTATCGGGCGGCGTTGTACAAGCGGTTCCCGTCACTGTCCTGCCAGGATGTGGTCGCCGCCGACGACAAGTCTCTCGCCTCGGAAGCATCAGCCGTTACTACGTCAAATTCCGGCGATACGGCGAGTGCTTAG
- the LOC120416981 gene encoding protein UBASH3A homolog isoform X3 → MAALPPRKNLTPTKISKQHLTPLQILLQMGFPKHRAEKALAATGNRGVQLASDWLLAHVNDPSLDECSPREYILYACPTGSFLQQLESFWAESREVCGWNGAHNFTPHITLVSFFKAPDECAPQLSKALKELMNLPGAHIDRPIALELYTSPNFMGFFVAEDDANYLKRIALQYVKEVSHSKPHVKSLHLTLAYQFPSSQFNALKQLVEGLDTSHTGANWELRLYSRDSRLATKQVHKVLYPHTPREPDELELRIGDYIYLSPEAIQNSSDGWVEGISWLTGTNGYLPENYTERTAESDAWTMHRTVPLCDVVSPDLDPPSDTVDGAAGLRFDLPVANSEHDIDSQETLSIGHAEGQHQQLVEDMQQQPQVDGKMKDENVPADKLYELMKKRTAMSVIGDQSEQGVRMTQEPDGVIPKRRIYVLRHGERIDFTFGTWIPYCFDEAGNYIRKDLNMPKCLPHRKSTLWQRDSPLTNMGRYQARLTGEAMKDAGVKIDHVYSSPSFRCIQTTTSILEGLGLKESRPINVEPGLFEWMAWYQDGLPEWMSKEELTAADYNITMEYEPLSKAEDLKGKQQEGLEEFYQRNSDVTEHLIKSTTGNILIVGHATTLDTCTRHIVGEKLRSTNDMSRIMQKVPYCSMAVIESADGLTGWRLVEPPCDPITHTNNNRFDWKILT, encoded by the exons ATGGCGGCGCTGCCACCGCGTAAAAATCTTACGCCAACGAAAATCTCCAAGCAGCACCTGACGCCGCTGCAGATCCTGCTGCAGATGGGATTCCCGAAGCACCGGGC CGAGAAGGCGCTGGCCGCCACCGGAAACCGTGGCGTGCAGTTGGCCTCCGACTGGTTGCTGGCGCACGTCAACGATCCGTCGCTGGACGAGTGCTCGCCCCGGGAGTACATCCTGTATGCGTGTCCGACGGGATCGTTCCTCCAGCAGCTGGAGAGCTTCTGGGCTGAATCGCGGGAGGTGTGCGGCTGGAACGGAGCCCACAACTTTACGCCCCACATTACGCTGGTGTCGTTCTTCAAAGCGCCGGACGAGTGCGCTCCCCAGCTATCGAAAGCCTTGAAGGAGCTGATGAATCTGCCGGGAGCGCACATCGACCGGCCCATCGCTCTCGAACTGTACACCAGTCCCAACTTTATGGGGTTCTTCGTGGCCGAAGACGATGCCAACTACTTGAAACGGATAGCTCTGCAGTACGTTAAGGAAGTGTCCCATTCCA AACCGCACGTCAAGTCGTTGCACCTGACGCTGGCCTACCAGTTTCCGTCGAGCCAGTTCAACGCGCTTAAGCAGCTCGTGGAAGGACTGGACACGTCCCACACCGGCGCCAACTGGGAGCTGCGGCTGTACTCGCGCGATTCCCGGTTGGCCACCAAGCAGGTCCACAAAGTGCTGTACCCGCACACGCCTCGCGAGCCGGACGAGCTGGAGCTGCGCATCGGCGACTATATCTACCTCAGCCCGGAAGCGATCCAAAACTCGTCCGACGGCTGGGTCGAGGGCATCTCCTGGCTGACCGGTACCAACGGGTACCTGCCGGAGAACTACACCGAGCGCACGGCCGAGTCCGACGCGTGGACCATGCACCGAACCGTTCCCCTGTGCGACGTCGTATCGCCCGACCTGGACCCGCCGTCGGACACGGTGGACGGTGCCGCTGGACTGCGGTTCGATCTGCCGGTGGCCAACAGCGAGCACGATATCGATTCGCAGGAAACTT TATCGATAGGTCACGCCGAGGGACAACATCAGCAGTTGGTAGAAGACATGCAGCAGCAACCACAAGTGGACGGAAAGATGAAGGACGAAAACGTGCCGGCGGATAAGCTGTACGAGTTGATGAAGAAACGGACTGCCATGTCGGTAATCGGCGATCAGAGTGAGCAGGGTGTTCGGATGACGCAGGAACCGGACGGGGTTATTCCGAAGAGGCGGATCTACGTGCTGCGTCACGGCGAGCGGATTGACTTCACCTTCGGAACGTGGATTCCATACTGTTTCGACGAGGCAGGCAACTACATCCGGAAGGACTTGAACATGCCAAAGTGTTTACCTCACAG GAAAAGTACTCTCTGGCAGCGGGATTCTCCACTGACCAACATGGGTCGCTACCAGGCTCGGCTGACCGGGGAAGCAATGAAGGATGCAGGCGTTAAGATCGACCACGTGTACAGTTCGCCATCGTTTCGCTGTATTCAGACTACCACGTCGATTCTGGAAGGACTTGGACTCAAAGAGAGCCGCCCAATCAACGTTGAACCAGGGCTGTTCGAGTGGATGGCCTGGTACCAGGATGGCCTTCCGGAATGGATGTCCAAAGAAGAACTCACGGCAGCGGATTACAACATAACCATGGAGTACGAACCGTTATCCAAAGCGGAAGATCTGAAGGGAAAACAGCAGGAGGGACTCGAGGAGTTCTACCAGCGAAACTCGGACGTAACAGAGCATCTTATCAAGAGCACAA CTGGTAACATCCTCATCGTTGGCCACGCGACAACCCTGGATACCTGCACGAGGCACATCGTAGGCGAGAAGCTACGCTCGACGAACGACATGAGCAGGATCATGCAGAAAGTTCCTTACTGTAGCATGGCTGTGATCGAGTCGGCGGACGGTCTCACCGGGTGGCGACTGGTGGAACCCCCGTGCGATCCCATTACCCACACCAATAATAACCGGTTTGATTGGAAGATTCTGACCTGA